From Echinicola soli, a single genomic window includes:
- the tsf gene encoding translation elongation factor Ts yields MAITAQDVNKLRQMTGAGMMDCKKALTEAEGDFDKAVDILRKKGQKVSASRADRETKEGVVVTSVSADKSEGVLLTLTCETDFVAKNEEFVGFANAILELAVEKGASTKEEILALPFENITVGEKIIEMTGKIGEKIEISDYVVVKGEAVVPYIHSNGKLGVLVALKNVGGAEVEEAGKDVAMQIAAMNPVAVDKDGVDASVVEREIAVGKEQAQAEGKPEAMIEKIAMGKLNKFYKENTLLSQSFVKDSSKSVTQYLDGVTKGLTVVDFKRVSIG; encoded by the coding sequence AAAGCCCTTACCGAAGCTGAAGGAGATTTTGATAAAGCGGTTGATATCTTAAGAAAAAAAGGACAAAAGGTATCCGCTTCCAGAGCAGACCGTGAAACTAAAGAAGGTGTAGTAGTTACTAGTGTAAGTGCCGACAAATCAGAAGGGGTGCTATTGACGCTTACTTGTGAAACGGACTTCGTAGCCAAAAATGAAGAGTTCGTAGGTTTTGCCAACGCAATTCTTGAATTGGCTGTGGAAAAAGGAGCTTCTACTAAAGAAGAAATCCTAGCCCTTCCTTTCGAAAACATCACTGTAGGTGAGAAAATCATCGAAATGACCGGTAAGATCGGTGAGAAGATCGAAATCAGCGACTACGTAGTCGTAAAAGGTGAAGCCGTAGTACCTTATATCCACTCTAATGGCAAACTAGGTGTATTGGTAGCGCTTAAAAACGTAGGTGGTGCTGAGGTAGAAGAAGCTGGCAAAGACGTAGCCATGCAGATCGCTGCCATGAATCCTGTAGCCGTGGACAAAGACGGTGTGGATGCTTCTGTAGTGGAAAGAGAAATCGCCGTAGGTAAAGAGCAAGCCCAGGCAGAAGGCAAGCCTGAAGCAATGATCGAAAAGATCGCTATGGGCAAACTGAACAAATTCTACAAAGAAAACACCTTGCTAAGCCAGTCTTTCGTAAAAGACAGCAGCAAGTCTGTTACCCAATACTTGGACGGCGTAACCAAAGGCCTTACTGTAGTGGACTTCAAAAGAGTATCTATCGGATAA
- a CDS encoding aminopeptidase P N-terminal domain-containing protein: MRYQPLNNTFYKANRSKLAKKLRPNSVAILHANDLMPTNADGTMKFRQNNDLFYLSGIDQEETILLICPDFPGESMREMLFVRETNEQIVVWEGHKLSQSEASVLSGIKSVRWTFEFDQVLQSILSHVDHVYLNSNEHRGAANEVESRDARFIKKLKEACPLHRYERLAPLMGELRSIKAPDEIDQLQRACDITEKGFNRVLDFVKPGVKEYEIEAEYLHEFVRHGSRGFGYEPIVGSGPNSCVLHYLENDQVCHSGDLILMDVGAEYGNYNADMTRTIPVNGRYTPRQRKVYDAVLRVMRAAEKMLRPGILLQDYQKEVGKLVEAELIGLGLLDKHDVRKQDPAKPHYRKYFMHGTSHPLGLDVHDVGSVYAPVKAGMVFTIEPGIYIREEAIGVRLENNYVIGEKGNTDLMKNIPIEAEEIEELMKG, from the coding sequence ATGAGATATCAACCATTAAACAATACTTTTTATAAGGCAAACCGATCTAAGCTGGCCAAGAAGCTGCGGCCAAACTCCGTTGCCATCTTGCATGCCAATGACCTTATGCCCACCAATGCTGATGGGACGATGAAATTCAGGCAAAATAATGATTTGTTCTACCTCAGTGGTATCGATCAGGAAGAGACGATCCTGCTGATTTGTCCAGATTTCCCCGGTGAATCGATGCGTGAAATGTTGTTTGTAAGGGAAACAAATGAGCAGATTGTTGTGTGGGAAGGGCATAAGCTAAGTCAGTCTGAAGCAAGTGTGCTGTCTGGTATAAAATCTGTGCGGTGGACTTTTGAATTTGATCAGGTATTGCAGAGTATCCTGAGCCATGTGGATCATGTCTATCTTAATTCAAATGAACACCGGGGAGCTGCCAATGAAGTAGAAAGTAGGGATGCGCGTTTTATTAAAAAGTTAAAAGAAGCGTGTCCGCTTCACCGATATGAGCGACTGGCACCTTTGATGGGGGAGTTGAGGTCGATCAAAGCACCAGATGAAATCGACCAACTACAAAGGGCTTGTGATATTACCGAAAAGGGATTTAATAGGGTTTTGGATTTTGTGAAGCCAGGGGTTAAAGAATATGAAATCGAAGCGGAATACCTGCATGAATTTGTCCGTCATGGCAGCAGGGGATTTGGTTATGAGCCCATTGTCGGATCCGGTCCCAATTCCTGTGTGCTGCATTACTTGGAAAATGATCAGGTATGTCATTCGGGCGACCTGATCCTGATGGATGTGGGAGCCGAATACGGTAATTACAACGCAGACATGACTCGGACGATCCCCGTAAATGGCCGTTACACGCCAAGGCAGCGTAAGGTATATGATGCGGTACTTCGTGTCATGAGAGCGGCCGAAAAGATGCTCAGACCGGGTATTCTGTTACAGGATTACCAAAAGGAGGTGGGCAAGTTGGTGGAAGCAGAATTGATCGGACTGGGACTGCTGGACAAGCACGATGTGCGCAAGCAGGATCCCGCCAAGCCACACTACCGGAAGTACTTTATGCATGGGACGTCTCATCCGTTGGGATTGGACGTGCATGATGTAGGTTCGGTCTATGCGCCCGTAAAGGCAGGGATGGTCTTCACCATTGAACCGGGAATCTATATCCGTGAGGAGGCGATAGGCGTCAGATTAGAGAATAATTATGTGATCGGAGAGAAGGGAAATACGGATTTGATGAAGAATATTCCGATCGAAGCGGAGGAGATAGAGGAGCTGATGAAGGGATAG